In a genomic window of Streptomyces sp. NBC_01231:
- the hppD gene encoding 4-hydroxyphenylpyruvate dioxygenase has protein sequence MTQTTQHTPDTARQADPFPVKGMDAVVFAVGNAKQAAHYYSTAFGMKLVAYSGPENGSRETASYVLENGSARFVFTSVIKAATPWGHFLAQHVAEHGDGVVDLAIEVPDARAAYAYAVEHGARSITEPYDTKDEHGTVVLAAIATYGETRHTLVERTGYDGPYLPGYETAAPLVEPPAHRTFQAVDHCVGNVELGRMNEWVGFYNKVMGFTNMKEFVGDDIATEYSALMSKVVADGTLKVKFPINEPAIAKKKSQIDEYLEFYGGAGVQHIALNTSDIVETVRTMRAAGVRFLDTPDSYYDTLGEWVGDTRVPVETLRELKILADRDEDGYLLQIFTKPVQDRPTVFFEIIERHGSMGFGKGNFKALFEAIEREQDKRGNL, from the coding sequence ATGACGCAGACCACACAGCACACTCCCGACACCGCCCGGCAGGCCGACCCCTTCCCGGTCAAGGGAATGGACGCGGTCGTCTTCGCCGTGGGCAACGCCAAGCAGGCGGCGCACTACTACTCCACCGCCTTCGGCATGAAGCTGGTCGCGTACTCCGGACCGGAGAACGGCAGCCGCGAGACCGCCTCCTACGTGCTGGAGAACGGCTCCGCCCGCTTCGTGTTCACCTCCGTCATCAAGGCCGCCACCCCCTGGGGCCACTTCCTCGCCCAGCACGTGGCCGAGCACGGCGACGGCGTGGTCGACCTCGCCATCGAGGTACCGGACGCACGCGCCGCGTACGCCTACGCCGTCGAGCACGGCGCCCGCTCGATCACCGAGCCGTACGACACCAAGGACGAGCACGGCACCGTCGTCCTCGCCGCGATCGCCACCTACGGCGAGACCCGCCACACCCTGGTCGAGCGCACCGGCTACGACGGCCCCTACCTCCCCGGATACGAGACGGCCGCACCCCTCGTCGAGCCGCCCGCCCACCGCACCTTCCAGGCCGTCGACCACTGCGTCGGCAACGTCGAGCTCGGCCGGATGAACGAGTGGGTCGGCTTCTACAACAAGGTCATGGGCTTCACTAACATGAAGGAGTTCGTGGGCGACGACATCGCCACCGAGTACAGCGCGCTGATGTCGAAGGTCGTCGCGGACGGCACGCTCAAGGTCAAGTTCCCGATCAACGAGCCCGCCATCGCCAAGAAGAAGTCCCAGATCGACGAGTACCTTGAGTTCTACGGCGGCGCCGGCGTCCAGCACATCGCGCTCAACACCAGCGACATCGTCGAGACGGTACGGACGATGCGGGCGGCCGGAGTGCGGTTCCTCGACACCCCGGACTCGTACTACGACACCCTCGGCGAGTGGGTCGGCGACACCCGCGTCCCCGTCGAGACCCTGCGTGAGCTGAAGATCCTCGCCGACCGCGACGAGGACGGCTACTTGCTGCAGATCTTCACCAAGCCGGTCCAGGACCGCCCGACCGTGTTCTTCGAGATCATCGAACGCCATGGCTCGATGGGCTTCGGCAAGGGCAACTTCAAGGCGCTGTTCGAGGCGATCGAACGGGAGCAGGACAAGAGGGGCAACCTGTAG
- a CDS encoding glycine betaine ABC transporter substrate-binding protein translates to MITRGRICLLTAAVLIAASACGLTSGSPMVDDVEPGTIGRGRPLEGAELTVTSKEFTEGLVLGAIMGIAFEASGAKVLDRTGIQGSVGTRAAVENGDADAAYEYTGTAWITYLGNSKPIPDPRQQWRAVRDADARKGLTWLAPAPMNNTYALATNQATYRKYRTTTLSDVAKLSKSDPGAVTLCVEGEFANRADGLPGLEKAYGMSLPARNITQMDTGIIYTQTAKGACTYGEVFTTDGRIRSMHLVVMGDDRKFFPNYNAAPMIRTATLEKWPAIAAVLDPITRKLDNSVARELNAKVDVDGEDPHQVALDWLKGEGFVEEG, encoded by the coding sequence ATGATCACGAGAGGGCGTATCTGCCTGCTGACGGCCGCGGTGCTGATCGCGGCCTCCGCTTGCGGTCTGACCAGCGGCTCCCCGATGGTGGACGACGTCGAGCCGGGCACCATCGGGCGGGGCAGGCCGCTGGAGGGCGCCGAACTCACCGTCACGTCCAAGGAGTTCACCGAAGGGCTGGTCCTCGGCGCGATCATGGGCATCGCCTTCGAGGCGTCCGGCGCCAAGGTGCTCGACCGCACCGGCATCCAGGGCTCCGTCGGCACCAGGGCGGCCGTCGAGAACGGCGACGCGGACGCCGCGTACGAGTACACGGGCACCGCCTGGATCACCTACCTGGGCAACAGCAAGCCGATTCCCGATCCGCGGCAGCAGTGGCGGGCGGTGCGTGACGCGGACGCGAGGAAGGGGCTGACGTGGCTGGCGCCGGCGCCGATGAACAACACCTACGCGCTGGCGACGAACCAGGCCACCTACCGGAAGTACCGCACGACGACCCTGTCGGACGTCGCGAAGCTGTCGAAGTCCGATCCCGGTGCGGTGACGCTGTGCGTGGAGGGCGAGTTCGCCAACCGTGCGGACGGATTGCCGGGCCTGGAGAAGGCGTACGGGATGTCCCTCCCGGCCAGGAACATCACGCAGATGGACACCGGCATCATCTACACCCAGACCGCGAAGGGTGCCTGCACCTACGGCGAGGTGTTCACCACGGACGGGCGGATCAGGTCCATGCACCTGGTCGTGATGGGGGACGACAGGAAGTTCTTCCCGAACTACAACGCGGCGCCCATGATCCGGACCGCCACGCTGGAGAAGTGGCCGGCGATCGCGGCCGTCCTCGACCCGATCACCAGGAAGCTGGACAACTCCGTGGCGCGGGAGTTGAACGCGAAGGTGGATGTCGACGGGGAGGATCCGCATCAGGTGGCGTTGGACTGGTTGAAGGGGGAGGGGTTCGTCGAGGAGGGGTGA
- a CDS encoding betaine/proline/choline family ABC transporter ATP-binding protein yields MPETATSGASIELENLSKRYPGAPGPAVDSVTMEIKAGEIVILVGPSGCGKSTTLKMINRLIEPSGGRIRINGEDVTDMDPVRLRRQVGYAIQASGLFPHMTVAQNIALVPRMVGWPKGRIKDRVEEMLDLVGLDPGEFHGRYPRQLSGGQQQRVGVARALAADPPVLLMDEPFGAVDPITRDHLQDELIRLQHELRKTIVFVTHDFDEAIKLGDRIAVLREHSHIAQFDTPEAILTNPADDFVSGFVGAGAALKRLNLTRVRDVEITDYPTVAVDDPLQEIFTKLRSSSTNEILLIDKHGRPYKWLRRGDLMRAKGSLARAGTLVSDTVTGDATVRDALEAVLTDSAGRVAVTGRRGEYTGVVDVETLMNSVHELLEADRLEAIAHRHDLAELRATHTHAEQEGAGGERKA; encoded by the coding sequence GTGCCTGAGACAGCGACCTCCGGTGCCTCCATCGAGCTGGAGAACCTCAGCAAGCGGTATCCGGGCGCTCCCGGCCCCGCCGTCGACAGCGTCACCATGGAGATCAAGGCGGGCGAGATCGTCATCCTCGTCGGCCCGTCGGGATGCGGTAAGTCGACGACGCTCAAGATGATCAACAGGTTGATCGAGCCGTCGGGTGGTCGCATCCGCATCAACGGCGAGGACGTGACCGACATGGATCCGGTCAGGCTGCGCCGCCAGGTCGGCTATGCGATCCAGGCCTCGGGCCTCTTCCCGCACATGACCGTCGCCCAGAACATCGCGCTGGTCCCGAGGATGGTCGGCTGGCCGAAGGGGCGGATCAAGGACCGGGTCGAGGAGATGCTCGACCTCGTCGGGCTGGATCCCGGCGAGTTCCACGGCCGCTATCCGCGTCAGCTGTCCGGCGGTCAGCAGCAGCGGGTGGGCGTGGCCCGGGCGCTGGCCGCCGATCCCCCGGTCCTGTTGATGGACGAGCCGTTCGGCGCCGTGGACCCGATCACCCGGGACCACCTCCAGGACGAGCTGATCCGGCTCCAGCACGAGCTGCGCAAGACGATCGTCTTCGTCACGCACGACTTCGACGAGGCGATCAAGCTGGGCGACCGGATCGCCGTACTGCGCGAACACTCGCACATCGCCCAGTTCGACACCCCGGAGGCGATCCTCACCAACCCCGCCGACGACTTCGTGTCCGGTTTCGTGGGCGCCGGGGCCGCTCTGAAGCGACTCAACCTCACCCGCGTACGGGACGTGGAGATCACCGACTATCCGACGGTGGCCGTGGACGACCCGCTCCAGGAGATCTTCACCAAGCTCCGCTCCAGCAGCACCAACGAGATCCTGCTGATCGACAAGCACGGCCGGCCCTACAAGTGGCTCCGGCGCGGAGACCTGATGCGCGCCAAGGGCTCGCTTGCTCGCGCCGGGACGCTGGTGAGCGACACGGTGACCGGGGACGCGACCGTGCGGGACGCGCTGGAGGCGGTGCTCACCGACAGCGCGGGGCGGGTCGCCGTCACCGGGCGGCGCGGCGAGTACACCGGCGTGGTCGACGTGGAGACGCTGATGAACTCCGTGCACGAGCTGCTGGAGGCCGACCGGCTGGAGGCGATCGCGCACCGGCACGACCTGGCGGAGCTGCGGGCCACCCACACCCACGCCGAGCAGGAAGGCGCCGGAGGGGAGAGGAAGGCGTGA
- a CDS encoding ABC transporter permease, with product MSVPDGVTAPELEAEGPGEDRGEGPGDVQAEGPPTPQGPLKPRLTWQKLTFLPALLVAVLLATWLWFEQADLDPLSENALSNGQVSKALWQQIELTAISTFFVLIIAIPLGILLTRQAFRKATPVAMAFANMGQATPAIGLLALLVIWLGIGMRAALIGIIAYAVLPVLSNTIAGLEANDPTLLEAARGIGMSPWGVLGRVELPLAVPLILAGVRTALVLNVGTATLATFGGGGGLGVLITTGITSQRMPVLVLGSVLTISLALLVDWLASLAELLLRPRGLEVGT from the coding sequence GTGAGCGTCCCCGACGGCGTGACCGCTCCCGAGCTGGAGGCAGAGGGCCCGGGCGAGGACCGGGGAGAGGGCCCCGGAGATGTCCAGGCGGAAGGCCCGCCGACACCGCAGGGTCCCCTGAAGCCGCGCCTCACCTGGCAGAAGCTGACGTTCCTTCCGGCCCTGCTGGTGGCGGTCCTGCTGGCGACGTGGCTGTGGTTCGAGCAGGCCGACCTCGACCCGCTCTCCGAGAACGCGCTGTCGAACGGCCAGGTGTCGAAGGCGCTGTGGCAGCAGATCGAGCTGACGGCGATCTCGACGTTCTTCGTGCTGATCATCGCGATCCCGCTGGGGATCCTGCTGACCAGGCAGGCGTTCCGGAAGGCGACCCCGGTGGCGATGGCGTTCGCCAACATGGGCCAGGCGACCCCGGCGATCGGCCTGCTGGCGCTGCTGGTCATCTGGCTGGGCATCGGCATGAGAGCGGCGTTGATCGGCATCATCGCCTACGCCGTCCTCCCGGTCCTGTCGAACACGATCGCGGGCCTGGAGGCGAACGACCCGACGCTGCTGGAGGCGGCGCGCGGCATCGGGATGTCGCCATGGGGCGTGCTCGGGCGGGTGGAACTGCCCCTGGCCGTCCCGCTGATCCTGGCCGGTGTGCGCACGGCGCTGGTCCTCAACGTCGGTACGGCGACCCTGGCGACCTTCGGCGGGGGCGGCGGCCTGGGTGTGCTGATCACCACCGGCATCACCAGTCAGCGCATGCCGGTGCTGGTCCTCGGCTCGGTCCTGACCATCTCCCTCGCCCTGCTGGTGGACTGGCTGGCCTCGCTCGCCGAACTGCTGCTGCGTCCGCGCGGGCTGGAGGTGGGCACATGA
- a CDS encoding tetratricopeptide repeat protein → MRGRWVRDRRVLIASVAGCAVLGGVLTLLSWEGAATRPPAPAPGARAHAAVAAGVPASLPDLSVLIGERERHLRANPEDAESWTVLGAAYVERGRRTADPAYYPRAERALRRSLKVRGKRDAETLGGLAALANARRDFRAARSWAEAARKAEPGRWTTYPLLIDAYTGLGDHKAARGALGRLTELRSGPAVLARAAAVYRDRGRREDAAAALSDAAAGARAPAERAAYLERAGQLAWERGEPQDALRYFREAVRLDPDQRAAQAGQGRVLAALGRTTRAVNAYRVALAGQPCPQYALELGELYESMGLGRPAREQYDLLRARVRDAAAGGADEELVLGRFEADHGDARAAVRRLRAEWARQPGVAVADALGWALHRAGEHREALRFATLATDREKGGGVRSAAYAFHRGVIERELGRYGPARRHLQEALRINPYFSRVHVRAARAALAEVGEPSVTDVPVMDVPVTDVPVSDARE, encoded by the coding sequence GTGAGGGGCAGGTGGGTACGGGACAGGCGGGTCCTGATCGCCTCCGTCGCCGGGTGTGCCGTCCTCGGCGGGGTGCTGACGCTGCTGTCCTGGGAGGGGGCGGCCACCCGGCCGCCCGCACCGGCACCGGGGGCCCGGGCGCACGCGGCGGTGGCTGCCGGGGTGCCGGCCTCGCTGCCCGATCTGTCGGTGCTGATCGGTGAGCGCGAGAGGCATCTGCGTGCGAATCCCGAGGACGCGGAGTCGTGGACGGTGCTCGGGGCCGCCTATGTGGAGCGGGGTCGGCGGACCGCCGACCCGGCGTACTACCCGCGGGCCGAGAGGGCACTGCGCAGGTCGCTGAAGGTGCGCGGGAAGCGCGACGCCGAGACGCTCGGCGGGCTGGCGGCCCTGGCGAACGCGCGCCGGGACTTCCGGGCCGCGCGGTCCTGGGCGGAGGCCGCCCGGAAGGCCGAACCGGGGCGCTGGACGACGTATCCGTTGCTGATCGACGCCTACACGGGGCTCGGCGACCACAAGGCGGCCCGGGGCGCGCTGGGCCGGCTGACGGAGCTGCGGTCCGGGCCTGCCGTGCTGGCGCGGGCGGCGGCCGTGTACCGGGACCGGGGCCGGCGGGAGGACGCGGCGGCCGCGTTGTCCGACGCGGCGGCGGGAGCGCGGGCGCCGGCCGAGCGGGCGGCATATCTGGAGCGGGCCGGGCAGCTGGCCTGGGAGCGCGGCGAACCGCAGGACGCGCTGCGGTACTTCCGGGAGGCGGTCCGCCTCGACCCGGACCAGCGGGCCGCACAGGCCGGGCAGGGGCGGGTGCTGGCGGCGCTGGGGCGGACGACGCGGGCGGTGAACGCCTACCGGGTGGCGCTGGCCGGGCAGCCGTGCCCGCAGTACGCGCTGGAACTGGGCGAGTTGTACGAGTCGATGGGGCTCGGGCGGCCCGCCCGGGAGCAGTACGACCTGCTGCGGGCGCGGGTGCGCGACGCCGCCGCGGGCGGGGCGGACGAGGAGCTGGTGCTCGGGCGGTTCGAGGCGGACCACGGTGACGCGCGGGCCGCGGTACGGCGGCTGCGGGCCGAGTGGGCGCGGCAGCCGGGGGTCGCGGTGGCCGACGCGCTGGGGTGGGCGCTGCACCGGGCCGGGGAGCACCGGGAGGCGTTGCGCTTCGCGACCCTGGCGACGGACCGGGAGAAGGGTGGTGGCGTACGGAGTGCGGCGTACGCCTTCCACCGGGGCGTGATCGAGCGGGAGCTGGGCCGGTACGGGCCGGCCCGCAGGCACCTTCAGGAGGCACTGCGGATCAACCCGTACTTCTCGCGGGTCCATGTGCGGGCGGCTCGGGCGGCGCTGGCCGAGGTGGGTGAGCCGTCCGTGACGGACGTACCGGTGATGGACGTGCCGGTGACGGACGTGCCGGTCTCGGACGCGAGGGAGTGA
- a CDS encoding Lrp/AsnC family transcriptional regulator, whose amino-acid sequence MGIDQLDGRIIALLAREPRIGVLEMSRRLGVARGTVQARLDRLQSNGVIRGFGPEVDPAALGYPVTAFATLQIRQGQGADVRAHLATVPEVLELHTTTGSGDMLCRLVARSNADLQRVIDRVVGFDGIVRASTAIVMENPVPLRVIPLVEQAAQDAEGT is encoded by the coding sequence ATGGGGATCGACCAGCTGGACGGGCGGATCATCGCGCTGCTGGCGCGGGAGCCGCGGATCGGGGTGCTGGAGATGTCCCGGCGGCTGGGGGTGGCCCGGGGGACGGTGCAGGCGCGGCTCGACCGGCTTCAGTCGAACGGAGTCATCCGCGGGTTCGGTCCCGAGGTGGATCCGGCGGCGCTCGGCTATCCGGTCACCGCGTTCGCGACGCTGCAGATCCGGCAGGGGCAAGGGGCGGACGTCCGGGCACACTTGGCGACCGTTCCGGAGGTGCTGGAGCTGCACACCACCACCGGGAGCGGGGACATGCTGTGCCGGCTGGTGGCCCGCTCGAACGCCGATCTCCAGCGGGTCATCGACCGGGTTGTCGGCTTTGATGGGATTGTCCGGGCCTCCACCGCCATCGTCATGGAGAACCCCGTTCCGCTGCGGGTCATCCCCCTGGTGGAGCAGGCGGCTCAGGACGCGGAGGGAACCTAG
- a CDS encoding helix-turn-helix domain-containing protein: protein MTAETSQTLDRGLRVLKLLADTDHGLTVTELSHKLGVNRTVVYRLLATLEQHALVRRDLGGRARVGLGVLRLGRQVHPLVREAALPALRSLAEDIGATAHLTLVDGAEALAVAVVEPSWTDYHVAYRAGFRHPLDRGAAGRAILAARQQASEEPGYTLTHGELEAGACGAAAPLIGVTGVEGSVGVVMLADAVPERVGPRVVDAAREVAEALR from the coding sequence GTGACCGCGGAGACCTCTCAGACGCTCGACCGGGGACTGCGCGTCCTCAAGCTGCTCGCCGACACGGATCACGGGCTGACCGTCACCGAGCTTTCCCACAAACTCGGGGTGAACCGGACCGTCGTGTACCGGTTGCTCGCCACGCTGGAGCAGCACGCCCTCGTACGGCGTGACCTGGGCGGGCGGGCACGGGTGGGCCTCGGCGTGCTGAGGCTGGGCCGGCAGGTGCATCCGCTGGTACGGGAGGCCGCGTTGCCGGCGTTGCGATCACTGGCCGAGGACATCGGGGCGACGGCCCATCTGACGTTGGTGGACGGGGCGGAAGCCCTGGCCGTGGCGGTCGTCGAACCCTCGTGGACGGACTACCACGTGGCCTATCGGGCCGGGTTCCGGCATCCCCTGGACCGGGGAGCCGCGGGGAGGGCGATCCTCGCCGCGCGGCAGCAGGCGTCGGAGGAACCCGGCTACACGCTGACGCACGGGGAGTTGGAGGCGGGGGCGTGCGGGGCGGCGGCGCCGCTGATCGGTGTCACGGGCGTCGAGGGCAGCGTCGGGGTCGTGATGCTGGCGGACGCGGTGCCGGAGAGGGTGGGGCCGCGGGTGGTGGACGCGGCTCGGGAAGTGGCCGAGGCGTTGCGCTGA
- a CDS encoding ABC transporter permease, protein MNFWEYLGTSHQQLLTDAYQHASVVFQCMVVATLAGVLLGVVTSRTEWAGALATTATSAILTVPSLAMIGLLIPVVGLGVPPTVIALTLYGLLPIVRNAIVGLRGVDPSLVDAAKGIGMSRLMRLTRVELPLAWPPILTGIRISTQMLMGIAAIAAYASGPGLGNVIFRGLASLGSRNALNQVLAGTLGIIVLALLFDAAYVLLGRLTIPRGIRA, encoded by the coding sequence GTGAACTTCTGGGAGTACCTCGGCACCAGCCACCAGCAGCTGCTGACGGACGCCTACCAGCACGCGAGTGTCGTCTTCCAGTGCATGGTCGTGGCGACGCTGGCCGGGGTGCTCCTCGGTGTGGTCACCTCCCGCACCGAGTGGGCCGGCGCCCTCGCGACCACGGCCACCTCGGCCATCCTGACCGTTCCGTCGCTCGCCATGATCGGGCTGCTGATCCCCGTGGTGGGCCTGGGCGTGCCGCCCACGGTGATCGCGTTGACGCTCTACGGGCTGCTGCCGATCGTGCGCAACGCGATCGTCGGACTGCGCGGGGTCGACCCGTCGCTGGTGGACGCCGCGAAGGGCATCGGGATGTCCCGGCTGATGCGGCTGACGCGGGTCGAGCTGCCGCTGGCCTGGCCGCCGATCCTGACCGGGATCCGGATCTCCACCCAGATGCTGATGGGTATCGCGGCCATCGCCGCCTACGCCTCCGGGCCCGGCCTCGGCAATGTGATCTTCCGGGGCCTCGCCTCCCTGGGCAGCAGGAACGCGCTCAACCAGGTCCTCGCGGGCACCCTCGGGATCATCGTCCTGGCTCTGCTGTTCGACGCCGCGTACGTCCTGCTCGGGCGGCTGACCATTCCCCGGGGGATCCGTGCCTGA
- a CDS encoding helix-turn-helix domain-containing protein, producing MPEPHSEERRIHHLDARSLRGLAHPLRMQLLDALRLGGPATASQLAERLGESSGATSYHLRQLATYGFVVDAPEHGKGRERWWKAAHEGLMFDDALFMDDNPSVRGAIDMVMHEIATKHARDLSTFLGNRHTWPEEWTQGSDMSDMTLRLTPELARELIEKMHALVESYRDLPAADASDAERVRIHTHAFPITKDGEATR from the coding sequence ATGCCCGAGCCCCACTCCGAAGAACGCCGGATCCACCACCTCGACGCCCGCTCCCTGCGCGGGCTGGCCCACCCCCTGCGTATGCAGCTGCTGGACGCCCTGCGCCTCGGCGGACCCGCCACCGCGTCCCAACTCGCCGAGCGGCTGGGCGAGTCGAGCGGCGCCACCAGCTACCACCTGCGCCAGCTGGCGACGTACGGCTTCGTGGTGGACGCCCCGGAGCACGGCAAGGGCCGGGAGCGCTGGTGGAAGGCCGCCCATGAGGGGCTGATGTTCGACGACGCTCTGTTCATGGACGACAACCCCAGCGTGCGCGGCGCCATCGACATGGTCATGCACGAGATCGCGACCAAGCACGCCCGGGACCTGTCCACCTTCCTCGGCAACCGGCACACCTGGCCCGAGGAATGGACGCAGGGCAGCGACATGAGCGACATGACCCTACGGCTCACACCGGAGCTCGCTCGCGAACTCATCGAGAAGATGCACGCTCTCGTCGAGAGCTACCGCGACCTGCCCGCGGCGGACGCCTCCGACGCCGAGCGCGTACGCATCCACACGCACGCCTTCCCGATCACCAAGGACGGAGAAGCCACCCGATGA